From Proteiniborus sp. MB09-C3, the proteins below share one genomic window:
- a CDS encoding adenine deaminase C-terminal domain-containing protein — MNACMSAGVSTDHESLSTEDAIERLRAGCHLMMREGSAARNMTECLKAITEHKLDSTMCSIVTDDLHTVDAVERGHLDDAVRTALKNGIDFVTAVQMVTVNAARAFNLDREIGALAPGRRADIIISEGPEDFKVLSVISGGNLVVEDSKLIKCYDKVEHKACLLNTIKLSKKITAEDLMIKVDKEAKEAKVKVMRTLDWIPITFGQEAILPVKDGVVECDLEQDILYIAQVERHGKNGNIGKAFMGGFNLKSGAIASSVGHDNHNIIVLGTNFEDMALAVNRIADIQGGQVLVNNGEVICEVEYPILGLLSDLDAWELASQKKILNSKIHELGCTISIPFMFLSFICLAAIPEYAVTDYGFIDVMQQIINPVFELIK; from the coding sequence ATGAATGCCTGTATGTCAGCGGGCGTCAGTACTGATCATGAATCTCTTAGCACAGAGGATGCAATTGAAAGACTACGTGCAGGTTGTCATTTGATGATGCGTGAGGGCTCAGCAGCGAGAAATATGACAGAATGTTTAAAGGCTATTACAGAGCATAAGCTAGATTCAACTATGTGCAGTATTGTAACGGATGATTTACATACTGTTGATGCAGTAGAAAGAGGACATTTGGATGATGCTGTACGTACTGCTTTGAAAAATGGCATTGATTTTGTTACTGCTGTACAGATGGTAACTGTAAATGCAGCAAGAGCATTTAATTTAGATAGAGAGATAGGAGCTTTGGCTCCTGGAAGACGTGCAGATATTATTATTTCAGAGGGTCCAGAAGACTTCAAGGTATTGTCTGTAATATCAGGCGGAAATTTAGTAGTTGAAGACAGCAAGCTAATCAAGTGCTATGATAAGGTAGAGCATAAAGCTTGTCTTCTCAACACTATTAAATTGTCTAAAAAAATTACAGCTGAGGACCTTATGATCAAGGTGGACAAAGAGGCTAAGGAAGCAAAAGTAAAAGTAATGCGTACTTTAGATTGGATACCTATTACATTTGGGCAGGAAGCTATACTACCTGTTAAAGATGGAGTTGTTGAATGCGATTTAGAACAGGATATTTTATACATAGCACAGGTAGAACGTCATGGGAAAAATGGAAATATTGGCAAGGCCTTTATGGGGGGGTTTAATTTAAAATCTGGTGCGATTGCATCATCAGTAGGTCATGATAATCACAATATAATAGTTTTAGGAACCAATTTTGAAGACATGGCTCTTGCTGTAAATCGTATAGCAGATATCCAAGGAGGTCAGGTCCTAGTTAACAATGGTGAGGTTATTTGCGAAGTGGAGTATCCTATTTTAGGTCTGCTATCAGATTTAGATGCATGGGAACTAGCTTCACAGAAAAAAATATTGAATTCTAAAATCCACGAACTAGGCTGTACTATAAGCATTCCGTTTATGTTTCTTTCCTTTATATGTCTAGCTGCTATACCTGAATATGCAGTAACTGATTACGGTTTTATTGATGTAATGCAGCAAATTATTAACCCAGTTTTTGAGTTAATCAAATAA
- a CDS encoding amidohydrolase family protein yields the protein MDKQLVTVSMGMKKADLAVVNGKIVNVYSKEVYDGGVAVSNGKIAAVGDIKYCIGEDTKIIDAKGKYLLPGFIDGHIHPESTNLSIRSFAEIVLTHGTTAVMADMHEVGVVGGLEAIEAVLDEAQATDLKIYFVVPSHVPFAPGLETSGGFFNSEIIKKALSHRDAVGLSEIVAPYLLQGNAELIKAMEIASSMGKSLQGHLPEDEGTSYECLYVSGRQY from the coding sequence ATGGACAAACAATTAGTGACTGTTTCTATGGGAATGAAAAAAGCTGATTTAGCTGTTGTAAACGGGAAAATTGTTAATGTTTATTCGAAAGAAGTGTATGATGGTGGAGTTGCGGTTTCTAACGGAAAAATAGCTGCAGTAGGAGATATTAAATATTGTATTGGCGAAGATACTAAGATTATTGATGCAAAAGGTAAGTACCTTCTTCCAGGCTTTATTGATGGACATATCCATCCTGAAAGCACAAATTTGAGCATTAGGAGTTTTGCTGAAATAGTTCTGACACATGGTACTACAGCAGTAATGGCTGATATGCATGAGGTTGGTGTTGTTGGAGGACTGGAAGCCATAGAAGCAGTTCTAGATGAAGCACAAGCAACTGATCTTAAAATTTATTTTGTAGTGCCTTCTCATGTACCATTTGCTCCTGGACTAGAAACAAGTGGAGGCTTCTTTAATAGTGAAATCATAAAAAAGGCACTTAGTCATAGGGATGCAGTGGGACTATCTGAAATTGTTGCACCGTATCTCCTGCAGGGAAATGCAGAACTAATTAAAGCAATGGAAATAGCCTCGTCTATGGGAAAATCACTTCAAGGACATCTTCCGGAGGATGAAGGGACCAGCTATGAATGCCTGTATGTCAGCGGGCGTCAGTACTGA